A window from Microcoleus sp. bin38.metabat.b11b12b14.051 encodes these proteins:
- a CDS encoding Calvin cycle protein CP12 gives MTTTPAGNIEEKIEEELDNARTVCDVKGATSGECAAAWDAVEELQAEASHQKQVKPKNSFEKYCDDNPDAAECRIYDE, from the coding sequence ATGACAACAACACCCGCGGGCAACATCGAAGAAAAAATTGAAGAAGAACTAGACAACGCTCGTACCGTCTGTGACGTGAAAGGCGCTACTTCCGGCGAATGTGCGGCAGCTTGGGACGCAGTTGAAGAACTGCAAGCAGAAGCTTCCCACCAGAAGCAAGTCAAACCTAAAAATTCCTTTGAAAAATATTGCGACGACAATCCTGACGCTGCTGAGTGCCGCATCTACGACGAATAA